TGACGCTGCTCTGGGTGTGGATGTGGAAAAAATAGCGCCTATCGACATGAAGATTGCAGAGCGTTTCTTCTCTCTCACGGAGAGCGGATTCCTGGCTGCGGAGCCCGCAGAGATGCAGCTGGAGACCTTCTACCGTCTATGGACGCTGAAGGAAAGCTACATCAAGGCCGTCGGCATGGGCCTGTCCATGCCACTTGACTCATTCTCCATGATCCGCAATGCTGACGGGAACTGGCACTCGCCAGAAGCAGCCGCATATCCATTCCTCAGCCTGCGGCTGGATCACGGTCATATGTTAGCAGCTTGTTCCTCAGGAGAAGATTTACCCACCCAGCCGGATGTCATCACAATCGAAGGGTTGTATCAAGCATTATTATGAAGGAGGGGTTTATAAACCCCTCTCCTCCAATAACAATCATGCTTAAAAATCCCTGGCGAGCCCGCCAGGGATTTTTTCAAAACTTGGGACTATTGTGATTCCTGCGTCAATGATGGAGATTTCTTTTGCCTCCGGAAGAGACCGTGACCGCTGTTTTTCCGTATCGTTGCAGCCGCGTCAGCATCGCTGATTTTCAGGGCAAAGCATAAACCAATCAACAGAAACGCAGCAGCACCCAGTA
This window of the Paenibacillus marchantiae genome carries:
- a CDS encoding 4'-phosphopantetheinyl transferase family protein, translating into MMITIQVLQVPAELPEAYWNLFVSHVSEERRRQASRFVHQADAYRSVLGEVLTRVALSKLTGLRPGELSFTRNKYGKPSLSHHADVQFNVSHSGDWIALISGGDAALGVDVEKIAPIDMKIAERFFSLTESGFLAAEPAEMQLETFYRLWTLKESYIKAVGMGLSMPLDSFSMIRNADGNWHSPEAAAYPFLSLRLDHGHMLAACSSGEDLPTQPDVITIEGLYQALL